One stretch of Thermanaerosceptrum fracticalcis DNA includes these proteins:
- a CDS encoding ECF transporter S component, whose product MSQKVMEGSAGKIHVRQVVRVGLLVALSTVGAHIKIPSITGTPALDSLPGYFAAAALGWREGALVAALGHLLTALTAGFPLSLPIHLLIAAEMGICALVFGYLFKKTNPVIAMGAAIILNGVGAPASLIPIMGPGIFYGLVTPLLVASALNIIAAALLAKAPGINRIFKGEEHAHY is encoded by the coding sequence ATGTCACAAAAAGTTATGGAAGGAAGTGCAGGAAAAATTCATGTGCGCCAGGTGGTGCGTGTAGGGCTTTTGGTGGCTTTGAGCACCGTAGGGGCCCACATTAAAATCCCCAGTATTACAGGGACACCGGCTCTGGACTCGCTGCCGGGTTATTTTGCCGCGGCCGCTCTGGGCTGGCGGGAGGGAGCTTTGGTAGCAGCATTGGGTCATTTGCTTACCGCCTTAACGGCAGGCTTTCCTTTGTCCCTGCCTATTCACCTCTTAATTGCCGCCGAAATGGGTATCTGTGCTCTCGTCTTCGGTTACCTTTTCAAGAAAACCAATCCTGTTATTGCCATGGGTGCGGCTATTATCCTAAACGGGGTAGGGGCTCCTGCCTCTCTCATTCCTATAATGGGCCCCGGGATCTTTTATGGCCTTGTTACGCCTTTGCTCGTTGCCTCTGCCCTCAACATTATTGCTGCTGCTCTTTTAGCCAAAGCACCAGGCATCAACAGAATATTCAAAGGTGAGGAACATGCCCATTATTAA
- a CDS encoding sigma 54-interacting transcriptional regulator, giving the protein MDHINVVIIGAGQGGTSILNVLLMLDKVHVLGIADINSQAPGMKLARAKGIFTTEDLTQLLNFEDVDVIIEATNAPEIRSKIRHLKDNHSALMEAQAAHLMMNLVSEQEKLLKVKELQEQLAAILNAAQEGVQVADANGQILYINKSFTDITGVTSEERIGKNVFDVSPEGALAEVLCTKAPVFGKLNKIEDTNIEVLSNASPILVDDQMVGAVVVFRDISDIKRMAERLEESKEVIKTLKEGIHQLASAKYTFNDLIGKDPQFLQSIKMARQAARNAATVLITGESGTGKELFAHAIHNHGPRADGPFIKVNCAAIPENLLESELFGYEKGAFTGALKTKMGKFELAHGGTIFLDEIGDMNIALQAKLLRVLQEKEVERLGSNHTRKIDVRIIAATNHDLQKHVEKEMFRQDLYYRLNVLHIHIPPLRKRKEDIPLLVQYIMQNLNKSLGRNCVLDPDALAMLSQYNWPGNIRELENLLERVIILSESQVISPELVQTHLKPSKIAEGDEIIPLEELEKQMIYRALAKYGRSLAGKKEAAAKLKISLATLYNKLEKYEKL; this is encoded by the coding sequence ATGGATCATATCAATGTCGTTATTATTGGTGCGGGCCAAGGGGGAACATCTATTTTAAATGTTCTCCTCATGCTGGATAAGGTACATGTTTTAGGAATAGCGGATATCAACAGCCAGGCTCCCGGTATGAAATTAGCCAGGGCAAAAGGAATCTTTACTACTGAGGATTTAACCCAACTTCTTAATTTTGAAGATGTGGACGTGATTATCGAGGCTACCAATGCACCTGAGATACGGAGCAAGATCCGGCACCTAAAGGATAATCATTCTGCACTGATGGAAGCCCAGGCAGCCCACCTCATGATGAATCTGGTCAGCGAACAGGAAAAACTTCTAAAGGTCAAAGAACTGCAAGAACAGTTGGCGGCTATTTTGAACGCAGCCCAGGAGGGTGTCCAGGTGGCCGATGCCAATGGACAGATTCTTTATATCAATAAATCATTTACGGATATTACTGGCGTAACCAGCGAGGAGCGTATTGGGAAAAATGTTTTTGACGTGTCACCTGAAGGGGCATTGGCAGAGGTATTGTGTACCAAGGCTCCCGTTTTTGGTAAACTTAATAAAATTGAAGACACGAATATCGAGGTCCTGTCCAACGCTTCTCCCATTTTGGTGGATGACCAAATGGTAGGGGCAGTGGTGGTCTTTCGTGACATTTCAGATATAAAGCGAATGGCGGAAAGACTGGAGGAAAGTAAGGAAGTCATTAAAACCTTAAAAGAAGGAATACACCAGTTAGCCTCTGCCAAATATACTTTTAATGACCTGATCGGGAAAGATCCCCAATTTCTCCAGAGTATCAAAATGGCCCGCCAGGCTGCGCGGAATGCGGCAACCGTTTTAATAACGGGTGAAAGCGGTACAGGTAAAGAATTGTTTGCTCACGCTATACACAACCATGGACCACGGGCAGACGGCCCTTTTATTAAAGTTAACTGTGCGGCTATTCCCGAAAATCTCCTGGAAAGTGAATTGTTTGGTTACGAAAAAGGGGCTTTTACCGGTGCTTTAAAGACAAAAATGGGAAAATTTGAATTAGCTCACGGAGGGACAATTTTTCTCGACGAGATTGGCGATATGAATATTGCCCTGCAGGCTAAGCTTTTAAGGGTTTTACAAGAAAAAGAAGTGGAGAGATTAGGCAGCAATCACACCCGTAAAATTGACGTGAGGATCATTGCCGCTACCAATCATGATTTACAAAAACATGTGGAAAAAGAGATGTTTCGCCAGGATCTTTATTACCGGTTGAATGTACTTCATATCCATATTCCTCCATTACGTAAGAGAAAAGAGGATATCCCCCTTTTAGTACAGTACATTATGCAAAACCTGAATAAAAGCCTGGGCAGAAATTGTGTTTTGGATCCTGACGCCCTGGCCATGCTTTCTCAATATAATTGGCCGGGAAATATCAGGGAATTAGAGAACCTCCTGGAAAGGGTCATCATTTTGTCAGAAAGCCAGGTGATTAGCCCGGAATTGGTGCAAACCCACTTAAAACCGTCTAAGATTGCGGAAGGTGATGAAATTATACCCTTGGAAGAACTGGAAAAACAGATGATTTACCGGGCTCTGGCTAAATACGGCAGGAGCCTGGCGGGCAAAAAGGAAGCTGCGGCTAAACTTAAAATCTCTTTAGCTACCCTTTATAATAAGCTAGAGAAATACGAGAAATTATAA
- a CDS encoding type II toxin-antitoxin system PemK/MazF family toxin translates to MGYIPKKGDMVWLDFTPQSGHEQKGRRPAIVISNDFFNNKTGLAVVCPITSSRRDYPLHVEISGCKKVTGYIMVEQVKSVDYLARGAELIERAPETVINETLSRFFACF, encoded by the coding sequence ATGGGCTATATACCGAAAAAGGGAGATATGGTTTGGCTGGATTTTACTCCGCAGTCAGGACATGAACAAAAAGGCAGGAGACCCGCCATTGTTATCAGTAACGATTTCTTTAATAATAAGACAGGTCTTGCTGTAGTATGTCCCATTACATCCTCCAGGAGGGATTATCCGCTCCATGTAGAAATATCCGGATGCAAAAAGGTCACAGGATACATAATGGTTGAGCAGGTAAAATCCGTGGACTACCTGGCACGTGGGGCCGAATTAATAGAACGTGCCCCTGAGACTGTTATAAATGAGACACTCTCACGCTTTTTTGCTTGTTTTTAA
- a CDS encoding (2Fe-2S)-binding protein, producing the protein MRIDKHPILGDDTRASDAVIMVDGKKIPAKEGEPIAAALLAAGIRKFRVTPKDGNPRGIFCGIGRCTDCIMTVDGQPNVRTCVTPVRNGMVIESQKGLGKWGDEE; encoded by the coding sequence ATGCGGATTGACAAACACCCTATCTTGGGTGATGACACAAGAGCCAGTGATGCGGTTATCATGGTAGACGGTAAAAAAATACCTGCCAAGGAAGGCGAACCCATCGCTGCTGCCCTTTTAGCTGCTGGGATCCGAAAATTTCGCGTTACTCCCAAAGACGGTAACCCGCGAGGGATTTTTTGCGGGATAGGCCGGTGTACGGATTGTATTATGACGGTAGATGGACAGCCTAATGTACGTACCTGCGTTACCCCCGTCCGGAACGGTATGGTGATTGAAAGCCAAAAAGGCCTCGGGAAATGGGGGGATGAGGAATGA
- a CDS encoding response regulator transcription factor — translation MEAKKIVVVDDDPKIRAMLMRSLTYAGYEVAAAEDGIQGWDVVMKEKPHVIILDIMLPGLDGYELCQRLKEVIDTPILMLTARDEVKDRVKGLDCGADDYLVKPFALEELLARVRVLLRRYRAKEEAVLEFKDLKVNMATRQVWRDKRPITLSAKEFDLLALFITHPRQVLTREKLMDTVWGLDFEGESNVLEVYIGYLRHKLEEAGETRLIHTVRGVGYVLKE, via the coding sequence ATGGAGGCTAAAAAAATTGTCGTCGTTGATGACGACCCCAAGATCAGGGCCATGCTCATGCGCAGCCTCACATATGCGGGGTATGAGGTAGCTGCCGCCGAAGATGGAATCCAGGGCTGGGATGTGGTGATGAAAGAAAAACCTCACGTCATAATCCTGGACATTATGCTTCCTGGGTTGGATGGCTATGAGTTATGCCAGCGTTTAAAGGAAGTCATCGATACACCTATTCTCATGCTGACGGCCAGGGATGAGGTTAAGGACCGGGTGAAAGGCCTGGACTGCGGGGCCGATGATTACTTGGTTAAGCCCTTTGCCCTGGAGGAACTGTTAGCACGGGTGCGGGTCCTTTTACGCAGGTATCGTGCTAAAGAGGAGGCTGTGTTGGAATTCAAGGATTTAAAAGTAAATATGGCTACGCGCCAGGTCTGGCGTGACAAGCGTCCCATCACGCTTTCGGCTAAAGAATTTGATCTTTTAGCCCTGTTTATTACCCATCCCCGCCAGGTCTTAACAAGGGAAAAATTGATGGATACGGTGTGGGGTTTGGATTTTGAAGGAGAATCCAACGTCCTGGAAGTGTATATCGGCTATTTACGGCACAAGCTGGAAGAGGCAGGGGAGACCCGCCTGATCCATACGGTAAGAGGTGTGGGATACGTCTTAAAAGAGTAG
- a CDS encoding AbrB/MazE/SpoVT family DNA-binding domain-containing protein: MITRFQKWGNSQGIRIPKHILNQASFSEEDEVEIVVEDKSIVIRHVISPLKKYDLKELFDGYNGDYRPGEDWGSPQGREEL, from the coding sequence ATGATTACCAGGTTTCAAAAATGGGGTAACAGCCAGGGAATTCGGATACCAAAACATATCCTTAACCAGGCATCGTTTTCCGAGGAGGACGAAGTTGAAATCGTTGTTGAAGATAAAAGCATTGTGATACGCCACGTAATATCCCCGTTAAAAAAATATGACTTAAAAGAGTTATTTGATGGTTATAACGGTGATTACAGGCCGGGTGAGGATTGGGGTAGTCCACAGGGAAGAGAGGAACTTTAA
- a CDS encoding 4Fe-4S binding protein, with translation MNKGVKFTGIPSEEELLSIPGRPGEERLEKGPVAFIECVQEIPCNPCEKACPFGAITVGQPITNLPALDADKCTGCGICIPSCPGLAIFKIHKNYTDTTALVEFPYEYYPLPREGENVFCGDRAGKFITQGKVVKVKNPKAYDGTSVITVEIPKAYCLEVCTICREEDC, from the coding sequence GTGAATAAAGGCGTAAAATTTACCGGAATTCCTTCAGAAGAAGAACTTCTCAGTATCCCGGGAAGACCCGGTGAGGAAAGACTGGAAAAAGGCCCTGTGGCTTTCATTGAGTGTGTACAGGAGATTCCCTGTAATCCCTGTGAAAAGGCCTGTCCTTTTGGGGCTATCACCGTGGGGCAGCCCATTACCAACCTGCCTGCTCTCGATGCTGATAAATGTACGGGCTGTGGAATTTGTATTCCCTCCTGTCCCGGGCTGGCTATTTTTAAGATTCATAAAAATTATACGGATACTACGGCTCTGGTAGAGTTCCCCTATGAATATTACCCATTACCCAGGGAAGGGGAGAATGTTTTCTGTGGAGACCGGGCCGGAAAATTCATAACACAGGGTAAAGTGGTTAAAGTCAAAAACCCCAAAGCCTATGACGGGACCTCCGTTATCACGGTGGAAATTCCCAAAGCATACTGCCTGGAGGTTTGCACCATTTGCCGGGAGGAGGATTGTTAA
- a CDS encoding NAD(P)/FAD-dependent oxidoreductase yields MTRKADVVVIGGGVIGTAVAYYLSKRGKKVMVTERYDHASGASGSCDQMIILQSKNPGIHLKLALASGEMYQTLARELEYDIEYHNRGGMILIENESELKIMEDFVARQKQIGLQVEILERKDAAKLQRGLAEHLVGSTYSPQDAHVNSIRLNLGFARAATKLGAEILLETEVTGIILKGDQVEGVETTQGPIHAPVVINAAGAWAPQIGRMVGLDIPIKPRRGQIIITEPVPPYVTGDVLSAQYIVAKYNPDLIKNSESRAIQLGVGLALSQTEKGNILIGATREFVGYDVKTTREGIKEILKNATRLVPGLKEINFIRTMGGLRPYTPDGLPLLGPVKGLEGFIMAAGHEGDGIALAPVTGKIIADLVMDGKTFMDVEALNPNRFAPGS; encoded by the coding sequence ATGACCAGGAAAGCCGATGTGGTGGTAATCGGTGGGGGCGTTATCGGCACTGCTGTTGCCTATTACCTCTCTAAAAGGGGTAAAAAAGTTATGGTGACGGAGAGATATGACCATGCTTCCGGGGCCTCGGGGTCTTGTGACCAGATGATTATTCTCCAGTCTAAAAACCCGGGAATCCACCTGAAACTGGCCTTAGCCAGTGGGGAAATGTATCAGACCCTGGCCCGGGAGCTGGAATATGATATCGAATACCACAACCGGGGTGGGATGATCCTGATTGAGAATGAGTCGGAATTAAAAATCATGGAAGATTTCGTAGCAAGGCAAAAGCAAATCGGACTCCAGGTGGAAATTCTGGAGAGAAAGGATGCTGCCAAATTACAGAGAGGTTTGGCTGAGCATTTAGTGGGCTCTACCTACAGCCCCCAGGATGCCCATGTGAATTCCATCCGCTTGAACCTGGGCTTTGCCCGGGCTGCAACAAAATTAGGAGCGGAGATTCTGCTGGAGACGGAAGTTACAGGTATTATCCTTAAAGGAGACCAGGTAGAGGGAGTGGAGACTACCCAAGGTCCTATTCATGCACCCGTAGTCATCAACGCCGCAGGGGCCTGGGCTCCCCAGATCGGCAGGATGGTGGGGTTAGATATACCCATTAAACCGCGCCGCGGCCAGATCATCATTACTGAGCCCGTGCCGCCCTATGTTACAGGGGATGTTCTTTCGGCCCAGTATATTGTGGCCAAATATAACCCTGACCTCATTAAAAACTCCGAAAGCCGAGCCATCCAGCTGGGCGTGGGCCTGGCCCTGAGCCAGACAGAAAAGGGCAATATCTTAATCGGGGCCACCAGGGAATTCGTGGGTTATGATGTGAAGACCACCCGGGAAGGGATTAAAGAAATCCTGAAAAATGCCACCCGGCTGGTTCCCGGTCTCAAAGAGATTAATTTTATTCGTACCATGGGAGGGCTGAGACCTTATACACCAGATGGGCTCCCCCTTTTAGGTCCTGTGAAAGGATTAGAAGGCTTTATCATGGCCGCCGGCCATGAGGGTGATGGGATTGCCCTCGCTCCAGTTACAGGTAAGATTATTGCCGATTTAGTCATGGATGGTAAAACCTTTATGGATGTGGAAGCCCTGAATCCTAACAGGTTTGCCCCTGGGTCGTAA
- a CDS encoding ammonia-forming cytochrome c nitrite reductase subunit c552: MTKTGRKPAFAVCLTCKSTQVPQTIVNMGDAYYSAPFKEVAATMTESIGCSDCHNPADMSLRITRPALREAFQRMGKDIDKVSHQEMRTLVCAQCHVEYYFEKDTKKLRFPWDKGTDPEQVYAYSQEIGFSDWTHADTGNAMVKAQHPDYEMSMGGVHQTAGLSCADCHMPFIVEGNVKYTSHWMTSPLKHMEEACTVCHRRGVEELKARVFYTQDRVKEALDRAGWANAKVIKALVAAKNNPRADQAKLQRAMALQREAQWYWDWVSAANDMGFHNPQKALSTLSKSIDLAQEAYAKVAEALGVPEPQLSREEAKERPAPQNQ; the protein is encoded by the coding sequence GTGACGAAAACAGGGAGAAAACCGGCCTTTGCCGTCTGCCTCACCTGTAAGAGTACTCAGGTACCTCAGACTATAGTTAATATGGGAGATGCTTATTACAGCGCACCTTTTAAAGAAGTGGCAGCTACCATGACCGAGAGTATCGGATGCAGCGACTGCCATAATCCCGCCGATATGAGCCTGAGAATCACCCGCCCCGCCTTGCGGGAGGCTTTCCAGCGCATGGGTAAGGATATCGACAAGGTCTCCCACCAGGAAATGCGCACCCTGGTGTGTGCCCAGTGCCATGTGGAATACTATTTTGAAAAGGATACGAAAAAACTGAGATTCCCCTGGGATAAAGGAACTGACCCGGAGCAGGTCTATGCCTACTCCCAGGAAATCGGTTTTAGTGATTGGACCCATGCCGATACAGGTAACGCCATGGTGAAGGCCCAGCATCCCGATTATGAGATGTCTATGGGCGGCGTTCACCAGACAGCGGGTCTTTCCTGTGCCGATTGCCATATGCCCTTTATCGTGGAGGGTAATGTTAAATATACCTCCCACTGGATGACTTCACCCTTAAAACATATGGAAGAGGCCTGTACCGTCTGCCACCGCAGGGGTGTGGAAGAACTGAAAGCCCGGGTCTTTTATACCCAGGACCGGGTGAAAGAGGCTTTGGACAGGGCGGGCTGGGCCAATGCCAAGGTTATCAAGGCCTTAGTGGCAGCAAAGAATAATCCCCGTGCGGATCAGGCTAAGCTCCAGCGGGCCATGGCCCTGCAAAGAGAAGCCCAGTGGTACTGGGATTGGGTCAGTGCCGCCAATGACATGGGCTTCCATAACCCCCAAAAGGCCCTCAGTACTTTAAGCAAATCCATCGACCTGGCCCAGGAAGCCTATGCGAAAGTGGCCGAGGCTTTAGGTGTCCCGGAGCCCCAGCTTTCCCGGGAAGAGGCTAAGGAAAGGCCTGCGCCACAAAATCAATAA
- a CDS encoding NapC/NirT family cytochrome c: MRLTDSGEFCASCHVMQPVYQVWKHSAHSPVANCNTCHVPHNLVLKPLYKAKSGMWDSYVFFTGQTPLVLEAKKNTKRIVKENCLECHGTLLRNVNMEGRECIEM, from the coding sequence GTGCGCCTTACGGACAGTGGGGAATTTTGCGCCTCCTGTCATGTCATGCAGCCTGTTTATCAAGTGTGGAAACATTCGGCCCACAGCCCAGTGGCCAATTGTAATACCTGTCATGTACCGCATAACTTGGTGCTGAAGCCCTTATATAAAGCTAAGTCAGGGATGTGGGATTCTTATGTTTTTTTTACCGGGCAAACGCCGCTGGTGCTGGAGGCTAAAAAAAACACAAAAAGAATCGTCAAAGAGAACTGTTTAGAATGTCATGGCACTTTGCTGCGCAATGTCAATATGGAAGGACGGGAGTGTATTGAGATGTGA
- a CDS encoding AIR synthase related protein, with protein sequence MPIIKRIRDLSLLDLPGEMVLVTACDSLGAIGAKELDVVKVSSYFVGRAAARVPLMEVLAAGAEPVAFYNTLAVEMVPYGEEIIEGMARELVLAGIDPALVLNGSTEENVPTRQTGVGVVAVGLVPQKDLLLGKAQKEDLVIAFGLPKVGPEVAAGGPDDPEVAKPSLVKNLLKWGYVHELLPVGSKGILYECRELAGTAGLVFQLDHKVTLNVKKSAGPATCLLAAVPSETLSLLKNVKWLVPWQVVGRLV encoded by the coding sequence ATGCCCATTATTAAAAGAATCCGGGACTTGAGCCTATTAGATTTGCCCGGGGAGATGGTACTGGTGACAGCCTGTGATTCCCTGGGAGCAATCGGTGCTAAGGAGCTGGATGTGGTCAAAGTATCAAGTTATTTTGTAGGACGCGCTGCTGCCAGGGTTCCCCTCATGGAGGTCCTGGCGGCCGGAGCGGAACCTGTAGCTTTTTATAATACCCTGGCCGTGGAAATGGTTCCTTATGGGGAAGAAATTATCGAGGGCATGGCCCGGGAACTGGTGCTGGCAGGCATAGACCCAGCCCTGGTTTTAAACGGCAGTACCGAGGAAAATGTCCCTACACGGCAAACAGGGGTAGGTGTAGTGGCCGTGGGGTTGGTCCCTCAAAAGGACCTTTTATTGGGCAAAGCGCAGAAAGAAGATTTAGTAATCGCCTTTGGCCTGCCCAAAGTGGGGCCGGAGGTAGCAGCCGGCGGCCCTGATGACCCGGAAGTAGCCAAACCCTCTCTTGTTAAGAACTTGTTAAAGTGGGGATATGTCCACGAACTGCTGCCTGTGGGGTCCAAAGGTATTCTTTATGAATGCCGGGAGTTGGCGGGAACGGCTGGCCTTGTTTTTCAACTAGATCATAAGGTGACTCTCAATGTCAAAAAATCAGCGGGACCTGCTACCTGTCTTTTAGCCGCTGTACCTTCGGAAACCCTGAGCCTTCTTAAGAACGTAAAGTGGCTTGTGCCGTGGCAGGTTGTGGGCAGACTGGTCTAG
- a CDS encoding (2Fe-2S)-binding protein, whose protein sequence is MSDATDKVYICRCEEVTKEEIEQAIREGATTLTGIKKRTHAGMGLCQGRTCRKLISGMLAGKKEPAEIIPPTSRPPVRTAKISEFVEEDEV, encoded by the coding sequence ATGTCAGATGCTACTGATAAAGTATATATCTGCCGCTGTGAAGAGGTTACCAAAGAGGAGATAGAGCAGGCCATCCGGGAGGGGGCTACAACGCTGACCGGCATCAAAAAACGTACCCATGCCGGCATGGGGCTGTGCCAGGGCCGTACCTGCCGTAAACTGATCAGCGGCATGCTGGCGGGAAAAAAGGAACCGGCAGAGATTATTCCTCCCACCTCGCGTCCCCCCGTGCGGACAGCTAAGATCAGTGAATTTGTGGAGGAGGATGAAGTATGA
- a CDS encoding ACT domain-containing protein, protein MKIKQLTVFLENKVGSLADLTGLLGENDINIRALSIIETSDSGILRMIVNDTEKAYNLLRASGFSVVLTEVIAVEIADTPGGLAKMLSLLKNAGINVEYTYAFIARNIQNAIVIIRVSDAESAERVLKENRITLIERETVDFYW, encoded by the coding sequence TTGAAAATAAAACAGCTTACTGTGTTCTTGGAGAATAAAGTGGGAAGTCTGGCGGATTTAACGGGATTGTTGGGCGAGAATGATATAAATATTAGGGCCCTTTCCATTATAGAAACCTCAGACTCGGGAATTCTGCGCATGATAGTCAACGACACCGAGAAGGCCTACAATCTGCTCAGAGCTTCAGGTTTCAGTGTGGTGCTCACGGAAGTTATAGCTGTCGAAATAGCAGACACACCTGGTGGATTGGCCAAAATGTTAAGCCTGCTTAAAAATGCAGGAATCAACGTGGAATATACATATGCCTTTATAGCCCGGAATATCCAGAACGCCATTGTCATCATACGGGTAAGTGATGCCGAATCTGCAGAGAGAGTACTAAAGGAAAACCGCATAACCCTGATCGAGCGGGAAACAGTAGATTTTTATTGGTAA
- a CDS encoding NAD(P)/FAD-dependent oxidoreductase — protein sequence MRKTQTVVIGAGPAGLAAAIEVAKAGGKVTLIDENTKPGGQLFKQIHKFFGSREHLAGIRGYNIGKQLLSDTEKLGVEVLLNSPVFAIYPDMTISYLSQGREQCLQAEKIILATGATENALAFPGSTLPGVMGAGAAQTMINVHRVLPGKRVLMVGSGNVGLIVSYQLMQAGAKVVSLIEAAPQIGGYGVHAAKIRRAGVPIYVSHTVKRVIGNDQVEAVEIVELDIKWQPVPGSEKLLDVDTVCIAVGLSPLTELAWLLGCEFAFVPRLGGHVPKHDRNMETTVPGLYVAGDITGVEEASSAMEEGRLAGIACAESLGLYSPEEAAKLKQEVWDRLNTLRTGPFGEGRRQAKDELLKISGEGQA from the coding sequence ATGAGAAAAACTCAGACTGTAGTTATTGGAGCGGGTCCTGCCGGCTTGGCCGCTGCCATCGAAGTAGCAAAAGCCGGGGGAAAAGTCACTTTAATCGATGAGAATACTAAACCTGGCGGGCAATTATTTAAACAGATTCATAAATTCTTTGGTTCCCGTGAGCATCTGGCCGGAATCAGGGGCTATAATATCGGAAAACAACTGCTTTCTGATACGGAAAAACTAGGTGTAGAAGTTTTGCTCAATTCGCCGGTATTTGCCATTTATCCTGACATGACCATTAGTTATTTAAGCCAGGGGCGAGAACAATGCCTCCAGGCCGAAAAAATAATTTTAGCCACCGGTGCTACGGAGAATGCCTTGGCTTTCCCGGGCAGTACTTTACCGGGTGTGATGGGAGCTGGGGCAGCCCAAACCATGATTAATGTTCATCGTGTTTTGCCTGGGAAAAGGGTGCTCATGGTGGGTTCGGGAAACGTGGGACTGATTGTTTCTTATCAGTTAATGCAGGCCGGCGCCAAAGTAGTAAGTCTGATTGAAGCGGCGCCGCAAATCGGCGGTTATGGCGTTCATGCTGCGAAGATTCGCCGGGCCGGTGTACCTATTTATGTATCACACACGGTGAAGAGAGTTATAGGCAATGACCAGGTTGAAGCTGTGGAAATCGTAGAACTTGATATCAAATGGCAGCCTGTACCGGGAAGTGAAAAATTGCTGGATGTTGATACAGTGTGTATTGCTGTAGGCTTGAGTCCTTTAACGGAATTGGCCTGGTTGCTGGGGTGTGAGTTTGCCTTTGTTCCCCGTTTAGGCGGCCACGTTCCCAAACATGACCGAAACATGGAGACAACGGTTCCCGGTTTATACGTGGCGGGAGATATTACCGGTGTGGAGGAAGCCAGTTCGGCTATGGAAGAAGGACGTTTAGCCGGTATTGCCTGTGCCGAGTCCCTGGGGCTATATAGTCCAGAAGAGGCTGCCAAATTAAAACAGGAGGTTTGGGACCGTCTCAATACTTTAAGAACAGGTCCTTTCGGTGAAGGCAGAAGGCAGGCTAAAGACGAACTGCTAAAAATTTCCGGGGAGGGACAAGCGTGA